TTTATTGTTGGGAGGTCATTGTGCAGAATACGGCGGGGGTGTTCCAATGGCTGTAAAGGCCGGTGCGAATGCTAGTCTCATCGTCATGAAAGACATGAAAAGAGCGGCTTACGATGAACTGAAAGACGTAATAAACGGCGTAGAAAGGCACCACTGAAAGCAGAGAAAACGTTTCAGCCAAAGCAGATGGTAATTTCTTGTGAATCATCAGGGTTTATGGTAACATGTTTTTACAGCATGAGAAGGAGATGTTATGTCTATACTACAGGTAGATAATAGTAGTGAAAAAAGAGAAATGGAGTTTGAACTGGACTACTTGAAAAAGCTCTCTATTGGTGAACGAATGCAAATGATGCTTCAAAAATCTAAAGAGATGGCAAAAATTCTTAGAAGAAATGAAGATAGAAAAACTACTTTCATTACTCAGAGACAATAAGGTAGAATTTGTCCTGATTGGCGCAGTCACCTTCCCTGTCTATGGTTACTCAAGATCCACATTAGATACTGATATCTTTATAAGACCAACAATCGAGAATGCAAAAAACACACTGATAAGCCTGGAAGAATTTGGTTATGATGTGTCATGCTTAACTCCTGAATCGCTTCTGAAGAAAAAAACTCTTATCCGTCAATATATTGTGGAAACAGACATTCATCCATTTGTCAAAGGTATTTCATTTGAAGAGGTTTGGGAGAATAAAGTTGAGAACTTCTTTGGTAAACAGAAAGTTTATTTTGCTTCTCTAGAAGATATTATAAAAATGAAGAAAGCTGCTGGAAGAGTTAAAGATAGAGAAGATTTGAAAGTCCTCAAAAGATTATTAAAGCAAGAAAGACCTAATTAGCAGTTTCTATTCTGTAATTCCTACAATAACTACTAATATCGGCGCAGCAATAAGAGAATAAAAGAGGGCTCAAATCTTTTTTTGCATGTATTTGCAAAATATTGCTTGTATTTGCTTAATTTTTCTGCTAGAATCTTGAATTATGAATAAAGAGATTATGAGTATAGTTGGGATTTCAAGATATCTCGGATTTAGCCAGAGAAAAATTTATCAGTTAATAAAAGAAGGGAAGATTCCTGTCTCAAAAATCGGCGGGCAGTATCGCTTTATAAAAGATGAAATATATTTGTGGCTGAGAAGATCCAAACCTACAAATAAGTTAAATAACATTGATTTAGTAAATAAAATAAAAAAAGCCTGTGAGGAAAAGACAGCTGACGAACTGAATAATATTCTGAAGGAAATTTCCAATGAGAAGACATAAAAAAATAGGACTTGCCCTGGGAGGCGGGGCTGCAAGAGGTCTGGCCCACATTGGAGTTCTGAAAGCTTTAGTGGAAAACAATGTTCCTGTCGACATGATAGCTGGAACAAGCATTGGAGCATTAGTGGGCGCCTGTTTCGCTAAAGATGGCGAAATAAATACTCTTGAAGAAATCGTATTAAACATAGATTGGAGACAATTAGCTCTTTTACTTGATCCGAATTTAGCTCTATTGAAAAAAGGATTTATTCACGGAGAAAAGATTAAAGAGCTTCTGTGTTCCATTATCGGAGACATAGAATTCAAGGATTTAAAAATTCCATTTAGAGTCATAGCCACTGATGTCATTACAGGGGAAGAAGTAGTGATTGACAGCGGTTCTGTAGCTGAAGCTGTAAGAGCAAGTATTTCAATTCCTGTGTTGTTTACGCCTGTAAAATTTGAAAACAAGTTTTTAGTAGATGGAGGCATAGTAAATCCTGTTCCTGTAAATATAGTAAGAAATATGGGAGCAGAATTTATTATTGCCTGTAATGTAATACCTGAGCCGCAAAAAAGAGGACATATTACTTCTGAGGTAATTAATAAACAACCTCTTACTCTGCCCCAACATTCCCGAAATCACACGATAAGCAAATCCCTTGCAAAATTAAATAATAAAATAGATAAGCTTATTAAGGCAAATAAAGATAGGATAGAAACCATCCGTGAATTTACTTCTATATTAAAAAATAAAATATATAAAGGGCAACAAGTAGATTCAAACACTCCCAATATAATTGATGTTTTAATACACTCATTCTATATTATGGAGCATAAAATAGCTGCTTCAAACTTAAAGAAAGCTGACATAATAATTAATCCTGAGGTGAATCATATCTCCACCTTGGAATTTCACAAAGGAGCAGAAGCTATATCAGAAGGTTATAAATCAGTATTAGATATGTTACCAAAGATCAAAAAAAAAGCTAATATATGTTAAAAAAAATCTTCGTATTCGTTTTATTGTGTGTATTTCTTACAGGTTGCATCACTTCCTTAAGACTTACCAGAAAAGAAAGTAAAAATAATAATATTCTTGAGGAGTTTGGAATAAAGTATAAACCAGATTATATAATATCCTCTTTTCTTTATAAAGACCCTCCTAAGATTGTGGCAATACTTCCATTCGAAAATATTACAAGAGAAATAAAGAAAGATGGAAACATTCAAACAAAAAATAACAATCTACCAAAAGATATAGCTGACCTCCTAAGAGATACATTCTTCAGACACATAAGTACAAAATCCTATACATATATGAAACTTAAAAAGAGTGATGCTTTACTTAAAGAACAAGGCTTGTTAAATCCTGAAAAAACCTTGCCTGCTGATGCCCTGATCTACGGAAAGGTTACCCATTACAGAAAATTTTATGGGGTAATTTATTCCCAGGTAGGTATTGGGGTTTCTGTAAAAATGGTTGATTCACACACAGGCAACTTATTATGGCAGGCAAGCGGTATATCTACAAGTCATGAAGGCAGACTATATCTATCTCCACAGGACTTAGTGATGGGAAGTCTTAAAGCGGCTTTGCATATGAGAAAGACATGGATATATCGGGTTTCTGATCAGCTTTTTAGAGATATATCCATAACCTTGCCGGATGTAGGAACTCCTGTGATTCCCACAGTTATCATAAATAATAAAACTGCTTCAATTTACTCCGAACCATCAAGGAATGCTGAAATTATCGCAAGCGCGTCCAGAAAAACAAAATTTGATATGATCAGCAGACTGGATGACTGGTATTTTATAAAAATCGCTGAAGATAAGGAGTTGCAACCTCCTAGGTTTGGATGGATATATAAAGAGGATGTTGTTTCTCATTTTATCAAGATTGAAACAGCAAAAAAATTGCAGCGTCTTAGCAAAAAACAAGCTGCTCTTTACCCAAAAGAACATATTAATACAGAAAAATACCCTGCCAGATACTATATGGTTAAAAAAGGAGATACATTACACAGCATAGCCGGAAATCCTGATATATATGGAGACAGAGCAAAATGGAAACTAATCTATGATGCAAACAGGGAAAGAGTGCCGCAAATTAAGCTCTTAAATCCAGGCCAGATTTTAATAATTCCTCACTGATATTATAGTTATTTTTCAACTATAGTTTCTTCAATCTTCATTCCAAAATGCCTGCCAGACTTTTCTATGTGCCCGAGCACTTCATCTCCGGGCTTCAAGCTGACGACAGAAACTGGTTTTCCTTCCGGAGTTACTAATCTTATTGTTTCTGCATTTTGCAATACAAGTGACACTTCCTGTTTGTTGCAGGTTCCTTCTACAAGAAGCATAGGCCTTTTCTCAATCTTTATTCTGCCAACAATCACCTCTTGTGTCTTTCCTTCCCAGTTTACAATCAGTGCCTTATCCCCTGCTTTAAGATCCGAAAGATATCGTGTTTTTCCATCTGTAACCATCACATATGCATGCACTCCTCCTGCATTTACACGAAAAGGTCTTTGATCAACATACGGATTTTCTACTGATTCTGAATGCAAAAGAAACATGCTCGA
This genomic stretch from bacterium harbors:
- a CDS encoding helix-turn-helix domain-containing protein, with product MNKEIMSIVGISRYLGFSQRKIYQLIKEGKIPVSKIGGQYRFIKDEIYLWLRRSKPTNKLNNIDLVNKIKKACEEKTADELNNILKEISNEKT
- a CDS encoding nucleotidyltransferase, with amino-acid sequence MKIEKLLSLLRDNKVEFVLIGAVTFPVYGYSRSTLDTDIFIRPTIENAKNTLISLEEFGYDVSCLTPESLLKKKTLIRQYIVETDIHPFVKGISFEEVWENKVENFFGKQKVYFASLEDIIKMKKAAGRVKDREDLKVLKRLLKQERPN
- a CDS encoding DUF799 family lipoprotein, with translation MLKKIFVFVLLCVFLTGCITSLRLTRKESKNNNILEEFGIKYKPDYIISSFLYKDPPKIVAILPFENITREIKKDGNIQTKNNNLPKDIADLLRDTFFRHISTKSYTYMKLKKSDALLKEQGLLNPEKTLPADALIYGKVTHYRKFYGVIYSQVGIGVSVKMVDSHTGNLLWQASGISTSHEGRLYLSPQDLVMGSLKAALHMRKTWIYRVSDQLFRDISITLPDVGTPVIPTVIINNKTASIYSEPSRNAEIIASASRKTKFDMISRLDDWYFIKIAEDKELQPPRFGWIYKEDVVSHFIKIETAKKLQRLSKKQAALYPKEHINTEKYPARYYMVKKGDTLHSIAGNPDIYGDRAKWKLIYDANRERVPQIKLLNPGQILIIPH
- a CDS encoding patatin-like phospholipase family protein, whose protein sequence is MRRHKKIGLALGGGAARGLAHIGVLKALVENNVPVDMIAGTSIGALVGACFAKDGEINTLEEIVLNIDWRQLALLLDPNLALLKKGFIHGEKIKELLCSIIGDIEFKDLKIPFRVIATDVITGEEVVIDSGSVAEAVRASISIPVLFTPVKFENKFLVDGGIVNPVPVNIVRNMGAEFIIACNVIPEPQKRGHITSEVINKQPLTLPQHSRNHTISKSLAKLNNKIDKLIKANKDRIETIREFTSILKNKIYKGQQVDSNTPNIIDVLIHSFYIMEHKIAASNLKKADIIINPEVNHISTLEFHKGAEAISEGYKSVLDMLPKIKKKANIC